ATGCGATCGCCTGTCATCCCCTTAGCAGTTAAAAATACTACAGGAAGTGCTTGGAAGCGAGGATCTTCTCGCAGTTGTTTGAGGAACTGATAGCCATCCACCTGAGGCATCATTATGTCAGAAATTACTAAGTCAGGTGTATTTTGTTGCATCAAATCCCAGCCTTCACGGGCGTTACTGGCGACTTGAACGCTGAAACCGCTTTCTTGCAAATAGTCTTTTACGGCTTCGCGCAATCCTGGTTCATCATCTACCAATAACAGTTGTGCTGACATTGAAAATTTCCTTGAGTCTACCTTGTTCCAATTTAGCGAAAGTTGGCGAGCATTGGGCAAAAGGAGAGTAAATAAAAGGACAAGGGAGAAGAAGCAGGGTGCAGAGTGCGGGGGAGACACAGAAGACAAGAAAGACAAGGAGGAAATAATTGATGACTCTTGACTGTTGGCTCTTGACTAATAAAAAATTCTTATAACCAATCAATAATCTCGGCGTTGTCTGGTAGCTTGGCTTCACTTTGACCTAGGTAACGCGCTTTGGCTGTAAACAAACCTATGGGAGTACTGAAAAAGTCTACAAAAGTAGCTTTACCTGCGATCGCTTTGAAAAGATTTTTTGGTACTTCTTTTAATAACCAACGTACTAAGCGATAAAAATAATCCTTGCGTGTCAGCATTGGCATTAACTCTACACCGTAAAGTTCGTGCAGGTAGCGATTTGAGCGTCCATAGCGCCGCCATTGACTTTGAAGTTCTTGGAATGTGGTACGGTGACGATGTTGGACTATCGCATTTGGTGCAAATTCTAATTTCCCAATTTTTGCCATGAGAATTCGCCAACAAATATCTGCATCTCCACCAGTAGTCAGATATGGGCGAAACATACCGACTTTTTCTAAGGCGAGACGGCGAATGGCTAAATTAGCGGTTTGACCGTAAGCGCAAAAAGGATGGGAGAGAGTATGCTTTTGCGATAGAGTTTCTTGTCGGTCTGCGTGTTGTTCTAAAATAGTTTTACCTGGAAGCGCTGTAATTTCACCTACAACAATTACCACATCCAAGTTGATAAAAGGTTGAATTAATAATTCTAGCCACTGTGGTTGGGGACGGCAATCAGCATCAGTAAAAGCGATGATTTCACCTGTGGCAGAGCGAATGCCAGTATTACGAGCTGCATAGGAGCTTTGAATTTGATTTTCACTCACAGGGTGAATAGTAAGGGGAGAAAGTTCCGCAGCTGTTTTGAGGAAAGTTGGAGTGCGATCGCTACTGTTATTATCTACCAACAAATACTCTACTCGGTCTTGAGGGTAAGTTTGAGACAACAAACAGGAAATTAAATCTGGTAAATCCGCCTCACCATTATAAATAGGTACAACCACTGACACCTTAGGCAAAAAGCTGTGGGCAGTGGTTGCATCAACTTGTAGATCGTTCATAAATTCAATTTTTGGGGATGGGATTACTAACTAGTATTCCCAATCCAAAATCTTAAAATCAGCTAAGATAGGCAGTTGCCTCAATCTTAAAACCTATATTCCTTGCAACTAGCGATGGGAAGGAAATTGAGTAGGACAATCAATTACTCAATTCCTCAATCCGCATTACTTACAATTTCAAGTCTCTGGCACGAATGCTCATGGCTCCAGCAGGTTGACTTACTGGGGGTTGAGCAAAGTTAGTATTAGATAGAACAGCAATTGCTCGCGCATATTGCGGATCGTTTTGCGTGCCAACCAAATCTGGATTAGATGCTAGCTGGCGCTCTTGTGCTTCTGTTAATTCTTGCTTGATATCTGGTGTAATCCCTTTATGGTTAATATCAGTTCCTTTAGGAGTGTAATAGTGGGCAATGGTGACAGCCAAACCAGAACCATCTGATAGTTCGTGAACTGACTGCACTAAGGCTTTACCAAAGGTTTGACTACCAACAACTACTGCCCGCTTATTATCTTTAAGTGCTCCTGTGAGGATTTCGCTGGCGCTAGCTGAATTTCCATCTACTAACACTGCTAAGGGGAGATTAGTCAAGGCTGTGCGATTAGCTTTGGTATCTTCACTGCCTCCTTGACGGTCTACTGTACGGACAATACCACCGTTATCCAGCCACATCCGAGCAATTTCAATGCTTGCTTGCAATAAACCACCAGGATTGCCCCGCAAATCTAAGACGTAAGCGTTAACTTTCTGGTTGTTCAAATCGCGGATAGCGCGCCGCATTTGATCCGCAGCATGGGAACTAAACTCTCGTAACCGGATATAACCAACACGTCGATTACCTTCTTGCTTCAGGGTATAACGCACTGTTGGCACTTCAATAGTAGCCCGGGTCAGCTTCAAATCGAAAATACTCTGTCCTGTACGTCCCAGTCGTAAAGTTATGACAGTACCAGCTTTGCCGCGAATTAACTTAGAGGCATCATCCACTTTCATTTGTTGAGTGGGTTTACCATCAATAGCGAGAATTTCATCGCCTGCTTTAATACCTGCTTTAATAGCTGGGGAATTTTCTATAGCTTCTACAACAGTTAGCCGCTTGGTTTTATCGTTCAATTCCATGCGAATGCCAATCCCAGAGACTTCCCCTGAGGTTTGGCTGGTTAGAGCTTCATATTGTTTGGGGTCCATAAACCGAGTGTATGGATCGCCCAAAGTTTGTAAAGCTTCGCGAATTGCCACATAAGCTTCTTCTTTAGAAGCATAGTTTTTACTTAAAAGGCTCTGTCTAGTAGCTTGCCAATCTTGTTGATTAAATTTACCATCAACGTATTCACGATTCACCAATTGCCATACTTGGTCTACTAGTGCTTTCGGGCTATCTTGTAAGGCAGCGCGAACGCAGCGAGTCCAAGCGGGACCAAATACGGATACAGTGGCTGTCGTGGCGATCGCTCCACCAATCAAGGCTACTTGGAGCGGTGAGTAACGTTTCGCAGATTGGTTCATGTATATCAGCTGGAATAATTGTGTTGTTGACAGTTTAGCAATCAGGATTTCCAAAAATTTTTAAGTTTTCATACTCAAGTTCAGCTCTACTTTTCGATCTTTTCAAGCAGAAACGATCCTAAAAATACAGCTTTACTTTTAACAATCATTTCTCTGTTTGCTAGCTTTCTCCGGGACGATGGTCTAAGAGATTATGACACTTTTATATGTGTCAACTTTACCTCCTAGATTACTTTTATAAGATAGCACTTTGCTAACTTAGTTGCTGGTATTTTAAACACCGACTAACCAAGGTTTTCGTAACTGTGTAATGAAACGTAACGGTTCCATTAAATCAACAAATTCCCATAGGAGAAAACTGAGGGAACTGTGGCGCATGATACAAAAGATATCCTGTGGGATGTGCTTTGTCCTTGGGTTCTGGCTAATCTGTACCACTATAACCTTAGTTTCAGTATCTTCCCAGCCCGTAGATGCCTTTTTTGTGCTGGGTGGCAGTATACAACGAGAAATATACGTAGCAAAAGAAGCTAAAAACTACCCTAATATACCGATTTTAATTTCTCATGGTTCTCCAGACCCTTGTATATGGCTAATATTCCAGAGAGAAAATACTGGGTTACAAAATATTTGGTTAGAAAACTGTGCCAATTCTACTTGGGGAAATTTTTACTATAGTATTCCCATTTTGCGACGCTGGAAAGTACATAAGGTAAAACTGATTACTTCACCAACCCACTTACCAAGAGCTAAATGGATGGCGCAGATTCTGTTGGGAGCTAATGGTATTTGGGTAGAGCCAGATATTGTTCAGGAGCAAGGCGTTCCGGGGAATCATGAGTTTTGGTTGAAAACTGGATTGGATGTAAGTCGTAGTTTGATATGGGCGGGTTTCAGCCAATTTATTCAGCCACAATGCGCGAAGGTGACAAGACTTGCAGAGGTAGATATGCAAGCTTGGCAAAGTCAGGGTTTTAAGTGCGAACGTCAGGGGAATTTGGGGAGATGAGAGAGCAGGGGGACAAGTGAGAAATAACAATAACTATTGCCTATTGCCCAATGCCCAATAACCAATGACAAATGACAGCTTCAACGAGAAATCTATGACACGTAGCTTTAATCCTGAGTTGCCTATTGTTTAAAATAAGCCTGGAGATACTTGCAGGTAAATCTATGGCAGATATTCGAGTGGCGATTGAGGGTGAAGATGCTGTGGCTGCAACTGAGGAACTTTTGGCGATTCCTGGTATATCGGGTAACTATGCGGTAAGTTCAGAAGTGCAGGAGAGAGAGCCAGTAATCACAACAGTGGCTACTATTGTGGGGCTTGTTGGCGGGACAATCGCAATTGCTGAACAAATCCGTAAGTGGTATCAAGAGTACAAGCCGAAAAAGTCTGGTAAAAGAATTGAAAAGGTGTTGATTGTCGGGCGCAATGGCGGGCGGTTGCTTTTGGAGAATGCAACAATAGAAGAAATTTGCCAAATTTTAGAATCGTAAAGATGCTATATACTCAGGAATCGAGGTTGATAAAATTGAGGAAAATACTGACACCTCAAATTCTGGAGCCGAAATATGCAAACGCTCCACCTCGACCTGAAAGCAATTGCAGATAATTACGTAGAGCTACGTTATTTTGTTGATAATCCTAATGAGTATGAAAGGCGATCGCTTCCTTTAACAGAAATCGCAGATTTGATTGAGTTGGCGGAGCGAGATTATTACGTTTCGGATTTACCAGAGGATTATGCGGTAACTGGGCGGCGGTTGTATAACTGGTTGGATGGAAGCGATCGCACTCTGCAATCCTTGCTAAATAAGTATCGGCGCGAGGGGGTTGTTTTAGCGATCGCTACAGCAGAAGAACTCGCTCATCTGCCTTGGGAAGTGCTGCATGATGGTAATGGCTTTTTGGTGCAGCGTGTTCCGGCGGTGGTTCCGGTGCGGTGGGTGTCGGATAGCAGGGTAAAAAAATTGACTGTTGCAGGGGAACCAGAAAACCGAGCGCTACAAGTTTTGTTTATGGCGACTTCGCCCTTGGATGTTGCACCTGTGCTGGATTTTGAGGCGGAGGAAGGGCGGATTTTATCAGCGACGGCGCGACAACCTTTAGCTTTGACAGTGGAAGAAAGCGGCTGTTTGTCGGAGTTGGGTTATTTGGTTGATAGTTACGACAAGAATTATTTTGATGTTTTACACCTGACTGGTCATGC
The genomic region above belongs to Calothrix sp. NIES-2098 and contains:
- a CDS encoding carboxyl-terminal protease, encoding MNQSAKRYSPLQVALIGGAIATTATVSVFGPAWTRCVRAALQDSPKALVDQVWQLVNREYVDGKFNQQDWQATRQSLLSKNYASKEEAYVAIREALQTLGDPYTRFMDPKQYEALTSQTSGEVSGIGIRMELNDKTKRLTVVEAIENSPAIKAGIKAGDEILAIDGKPTQQMKVDDASKLIRGKAGTVITLRLGRTGQSIFDLKLTRATIEVPTVRYTLKQEGNRRVGYIRLREFSSHAADQMRRAIRDLNNQKVNAYVLDLRGNPGGLLQASIEIARMWLDNGGIVRTVDRQGGSEDTKANRTALTNLPLAVLVDGNSASASEILTGALKDNKRAVVVGSQTFGKALVQSVHELSDGSGLAVTIAHYYTPKGTDINHKGITPDIKQELTEAQERQLASNPDLVGTQNDPQYARAIAVLSNTNFAQPPVSQPAGAMSIRARDLKL
- a CDS encoding glycosyl transferase family protein, translated to MNDLQVDATTAHSFLPKVSVVVPIYNGEADLPDLISCLLSQTYPQDRVEYLLVDNNSSDRTPTFLKTAAELSPLTIHPVSENQIQSSYAARNTGIRSATGEIIAFTDADCRPQPQWLELLIQPFINLDVVIVVGEITALPGKTILEQHADRQETLSQKHTLSHPFCAYGQTANLAIRRLALEKVGMFRPYLTTGGDADICWRILMAKIGKLEFAPNAIVQHRHRTTFQELQSQWRRYGRSNRYLHELYGVELMPMLTRKDYFYRLVRWLLKEVPKNLFKAIAGKATFVDFFSTPIGLFTAKARYLGQSEAKLPDNAEIIDWL